A portion of the Cryptomeria japonica chromosome 5, Sugi_1.0, whole genome shotgun sequence genome contains these proteins:
- the LOC131039611 gene encoding 36.4 kDa proline-rich protein-like, protein MMMTKKAGALVMICMIGLATCMPCVMARSSRKCSPPPPGIPGLAPGTGTCPLNALKLGACVDALGGVAHVGVGDPIVNKCCPVLKGVLELEAALCLCTTIRVKILNLNIILPLALELFVQCGLTPPPGFKCPPLN, encoded by the coding sequence atgatgatgacgaagaAGGCGGGAGCTTTAGTGATGATATGTATGATAGGGTTGGCAACCTGCATGCCTTGTGTAATGGCACGGAGCAGCAGAAAGTGTAGTCCTCCTCCCCCAGGAATACCTGGATTAGCACCAGGAACAGGCACCTGCCCATTGAATGCACTTAAACTGGGAGCTTGTGTAGATGCTCTTGGAGGAGTGGCTCATGTGGGCGTCGGTGATCCAATTGTGAACAAATGCTGCCCGGTGTTGAAAGGAGTGTTGGAATTGGAGGCAGCCCTGTGTTTGTGTACAACCATTCGGGTTAAAATCCTGAATCTCAACATCATCCTCCCTCTGGCTCTTGAGCTCTTTGTTCAGTGTGGTCTCACACCTCCTCCTGGATTCAAATGCCCTCCTCTTAACTAA